Proteins from a single region of Desulfobacterales bacterium:
- a CDS encoding HU family DNA-binding protein: MTKAELVEKMAEDAGISKVAAAAALDSFVGNVTKALKKKDGKVTLVGFGTFLKVRRKARVGRNPQTGEEIKIKAANVIKFKPGKKLKEAV, encoded by the coding sequence ATGACCAAAGCGGAATTAGTCGAAAAGATGGCAGAAGACGCTGGTATCTCTAAAGTGGCGGCTGCGGCGGCGCTAGATTCGTTTGTCGGCAATGTCACCAAGGCATTGAAGAAAAAAGACGGCAAGGTTACGCTAGTGGGATTCGGCACCTTCCTCAAAGTCCGCCGCAAAGCGCGAGTCGGCCGCAATCCTCAAACCGGTGAAGAAATCAAGATCAAGGCTGCCAATGTTATCAAATTCAAACCGGGTAAAAAGTTGAAAGAAGCAGTTTAA
- the thiF gene encoding sulfur carrier protein ThiS adenylyltransferase ThiF, with product MEKISVFVNELCMEIPCGQSAGALRNSVKPMADVLILNGAPCAPETILQAGDHVVLIQRGEIPSREDLESLMVARHTPGVHDVMKRAVVGIAGLGGLGSHVAVSLARMGVGTLIMADFDVVEPSNLNRQQYFVEHIGCYKTDAMVTILEKINPYLKVIPHRVLLNRENIPVIFQSARIVIECFDRAEQKVLLIETVSERLPDALIITASGLAGYGDNNSIQTRKLADSVYVVGDLVSAAAPGRGLMAPRVSITAGQQANLAVSLLMDVEKAVL from the coding sequence ATGGAAAAAATAAGCGTTTTTGTCAATGAGCTATGCATGGAGATCCCTTGCGGGCAAAGCGCAGGCGCGCTGCGTAATTCCGTGAAGCCCATGGCGGACGTACTGATTCTTAACGGAGCGCCCTGCGCACCGGAAACCATACTCCAGGCAGGTGATCACGTCGTATTGATTCAGCGGGGAGAAATTCCGTCGCGGGAGGACCTTGAATCCCTGATGGTGGCGCGGCATACGCCCGGGGTTCACGACGTGATGAAAAGGGCGGTCGTCGGCATCGCGGGCCTTGGCGGACTCGGCTCTCATGTAGCTGTCAGCCTTGCCCGCATGGGGGTGGGGACCCTGATCATGGCTGATTTTGATGTGGTCGAGCCGAGCAATCTCAATCGCCAGCAGTATTTCGTCGAACATATCGGTTGCTATAAAACCGATGCCATGGTGACGATACTGGAAAAGATAAACCCCTATCTAAAGGTAATCCCGCATCGGGTGCTTCTGAATAGGGAAAATATCCCCGTTATTTTTCAATCCGCCCGTATCGTAATCGAGTGCTTTGACCGGGCGGAGCAAAAAGTATTGCTCATTGAGACCGTATCGGAACGCTTGCCCGATGCGTTGATTATTACCGCCTCCGGGCTTGCCGGCTATGGGGACAATAACAGTATTCAAACGAGAAAACTTGCCGATTCGGTTTATGTGGTGGGCGATCTCGTCAGCGCAGCCGCGCCCGGCAGGGGTTTGATGGCGCCGCGGGTCAGTATTACCGCCGGGCAACAAGCGAACCTGGCTGTCAGCCTGCTGATGGACGTGGAGAAAGCCGTGCTATGA